In the Streptomyces sp. WMMC940 genome, CCGCGGCCCGTCCGGTGACCTCGTCCTGGCCCAGGGCCGTGACCGCCGCCGACGCCGTCCGGAAGGCACGCACCCGGTACGTGGGGGCGCCGGACCGCTCCAGCAGGAAGGCGATCCGGTCCAGTGCCTCCACCGGGTCCATGGCCGGATGCCGCTAGCGCCGCGGGAACGGGCCACGGCCGCCGCCTCGCGCGCCCGTGTCCCGCGCCCTGTCGTCCGCCGTCATCACGCCGCCCTTCCTCGCAGGTCCGTCGCTCCCATCGTCCTCCCGCCGCACGTCACGAGCGACCGACGAACTTCCGCGCGAGTCTGTCGCCCAGCGTCACCGCGGCCCGGTGGGACTCGATGGGGGTGACCTTGGAGTCCCGGAACAGGATGTACGTCACGCCGGAGTTGACGCCTCCGGTGGCCGGATCGGGGTCTATGCCCAGCGCCCGCGCGGTGGCGTACGACGCCTCGCCGATGAGGTCGGTCGGCCCGGCGTCGCCGACGACCGCGTACACCAGCCGGTCGCGGTGGATGACGGCGGCGACGGTACCCCCGCGGATGCGCGAGTAGTTGTAGTCCCACAGCGGACTCGCCACCGGTACGACGATGAACGGAAGGTCGGCCGAGTCCAGCGGGTATCCCTCCGAGTCCCAGTACGCGGTCTCGGGCTGCCAGTACTCGTCGGTGTCGGGGTTGCACTCCGGGCTGCTCAGCCCGTCGCAGTCGATGTCGAGGTCCGCCTTCCAGAAGACCACCGAACTGGTGCCGCACACCGGTATGGACTCCTCCTGGTCGGCGTCGGTCCGGAACAGTCCGTCGGATATCTGTGTGCAACTCCTGACCTTGGCCAGGAGTTCGCGGGCGGTCACGGAGCCCTCGTGGCCGGGACGGGCGGTGGCGGTGGCGGGCAGGACGGCCGCGACGAGCAGTGCCGCGCCGCACGCGGCGACGGCCTTGGAGCAAGGGGTCACGGGGTGTTTCCTCCGGTTCGGGGCGGCGGCCGCGTTCAGCGGCCGCCGCGTATGTGGTGGGCAAGCCGGTCCAGGAAGATCCGCTGGCCGGGGACGAGCAGCTCAGCCGCGCGTTCGAGGGGGAACCAGCCGACCCGGTCGACCTCCGGGAACTCCGTCGGTACACCGGACCGCGGCGGCCACTCCATCGTGAATGTGCCGGGCACCACGGAACGGGGGTCGAGGTCGCCCTCGACCGCCCACACCGTGACGGTCTTGCCGCCCGACTGGCGGCTCTCGCCGAGGGCGACGCGCTCGCCGTCCGGGGCGGGCAGTCCGAGTTCCTCCTCGAACTCCCGCCGCGCCGCCGCCTCCGGCTGCTCCTCCGGGCCGTACTCGCCCTTGGGAATCGACCACGCGCCCTCGTCCCTGGCGGCCCAATAGGGGCCTCCCATGTGCCCGATCAGCACCTCGAGATCCGTCGCGGCGCCCCGGAACAGCAGGAGGCCGGCGCTTCGCTTGCCCGACATGCCGCCGAGTCTGCGGGGGGCCGAGGGCCGCCGCCATCGGACCCAGGGGCCGCCGGCCGCCGGGTGAACGTCATCCGCCGGGTTCACCCCTGGGAGTGGGCCCGTCCGGCCGGAGCAAGGTGTCTAGCCCAGGAGAGTGGACAGGTCGACGCTCTCGGCGGCCGGGGGCGTCGCCGTCGGGACGGGCTTGTCGTAGTCCGAGAAGTCCACGGTCGCCTTCGCCGCACCGGCGCTCGTCACCACCAGGCGCACCGGGTACGGCTCGCCCTCGGTGGCGACGTACAGCGTGATCGTCCGGCCCGCCAGATTGCCCGACAGCGGGATGGCGTCGACCCCGTCGACCTTGGTCTTCGTGCCCTTGGTGAGGTCGACGTCGCTGGTGGGGACGCCGGTGAGCCGGTCGAGGAACGTGTCGAGGTCGCAGACCTGGGTCATGCCCTTGAGCAGTCCGTTGTCCGTCGTGCCCCGCAGATAGCGGTCCCCGACGAGCTCCTTGACCGTGTCGCCGCCGCCCGGCACCTGGTTCTTCCAGAACGCCGCGTCCGGCTTCATCCACACCGTCTCGCCCCGCTTGATGATCTCCACGGAGCCCTCGTCGCCCATGCTGACCGTGCCGGCGCAGTTGCCCGAGCGGTCAAGGGCGAGATCCAGTTCGTTCGGCGAGCCCGCCTCGCGCAGGTCGCCCTTGCTGGTGATGTGCACCGACTCGGCGTCGAGCAGCGCCTCACGGGCCTTCTCCGCGATCTGCCGAGCCGTGAGCGTCTCGATGTCGTCGCCCGCGTAGGCCGTGCCGCCGACCGCCAGTGCGACCGCGAGGAACGCCGCGGACGACACCCGTGTCCAGCTCCTGCTCCTGGTCCCGCTCCTGCGGCGAAGTGCGCTCACGTTCGTCTCCGGGTGATGCGACCGGCCGGGGTGATCCGCCGTTCCGAGACTACGCCGAGGGGGCACCGGCTGCCCGTTCGGGTGAACCGCCGAGGGGTGGAGGCGGGTGGCCCGGTGAGCCCGACGGCCGGAGGGACGGCGGCCGTCAGGGGCGGAGGGGCCGGGCGGGCCGTCGCGTTGCGCCGCCGCTCCTGGCGCGGCAGGGTCGTAAGTGCGGCCGAAGGAGGACACAGTCATGGCCATCGCCAGTGTGAATCCCGCGACCGGCGAGACGCTCAAGACCTTCGAAGCCATCGGCCCCGAGGAGATCGAGAGCCGCCTGGCCGCCGCCCACGCGACCTTCCGTGCGTACCGCACGACGTCGTTCTCCGAGCGTTCCCGGCTCCTGAAGCGGGCCGCATCGCTGCTGGAGGAGGACCAGGAGGACATCGCCCGCACGATGACGAGCGAGATGGGCAAGCCGCTGACGGCCGCCAGGGCCGAGGCGGCGAAGTGCGTGAAGGCGATGCGCTGGTACGCCGAGCACGCCGAGGAACTGCTGGCCGACGAGCACCCTTCGGACGGCGACGTGACGGACTCCGGCGCCTCCGGCGTCACGGTCCGCTACCGCCCACTGGGCGTGGTGCTCGCCGTGATGCCCTGGAACTTCCCGCTCTGGCAGGTCGTGCGGTTCGCGGCACCCGCGCTGATGGCCGGCAACACCGGACTGCTCAAGCACGCGTCGAACGTCCCGCAGACCGCCCTCTACCTGGGTGATCTCTTCCACCGGGCCGGATTCCCGGACGGGTGCTTCCAGACCCTGCTCGTCGGCGCGGGAGCGATCGAGGGCGTGCTGCGCGATCCGCGGGTGGCCGCGGCGACGCTCACCGGCAGCGAGCCGGCCGGGCGGTCCGTCGCCGCGATCGCCGGTGACGAGGTCAAGAAGACCGTCCTGGAGCTCGGGGGCAGCGATCCGTACGTGGTCATGCCGTCCGCCGACGTGGACCGGGCCGCGCGGGTCGCCGTCACCGCCCGGGTCCAGAACAACGGGCAGTCGTGCATCGCGGCCAAGCGGTTCATCGTCCACGAGGACGTCCACGACGCCTTCACCGAACGCTTCACCGCCCGGATGGAGGCACTCGCCGTGGGCGATCCCATGGACGAGTCCACCGACGTCGGGCCCCTGGCCACCGAGCAGGGTCGCGCCGACCTCGAGGAACTGGTCGACGACGCGGTACGCCTCGGCGCGGAGGCCCTGTGCGGCGCCGGCCGCCCGGATGACCGCCAGGCCGGCTGGTACTACCTGCCGACGGTCCTCACGGGGATCACCCCGCAGATGCGGATCCACCACGAGGAGGCCTTCGGTCCCGTCGCGACCGTCTACCGCGTCTCCGGTCTGGACGAGGCCGTCGGCGTCGCCAACGACTCGCCCTTCGGCCTGAGTTCGAACGTCTGGACCCGGGACGCGAGCGACATGGAGCGGTTCGTCCAGGACATGGAGGCGGGTGGGATCTTCTTCAACGGGATGACCGCCTCGCATCCGGCGATG is a window encoding:
- a CDS encoding NUDIX domain-containing protein, encoding MSGKRSAGLLLFRGAATDLEVLIGHMGGPYWAARDEGAWSIPKGEYGPEEQPEAAARREFEEELGLPAPDGERVALGESRQSGGKTVTVWAVEGDLDPRSVVPGTFTMEWPPRSGVPTEFPEVDRVGWFPLERAAELLVPGQRIFLDRLAHHIRGGR
- a CDS encoding NADP-dependent succinic semialdehyde dehydrogenase; this translates as MAIASVNPATGETLKTFEAIGPEEIESRLAAAHATFRAYRTTSFSERSRLLKRAASLLEEDQEDIARTMTSEMGKPLTAARAEAAKCVKAMRWYAEHAEELLADEHPSDGDVTDSGASGVTVRYRPLGVVLAVMPWNFPLWQVVRFAAPALMAGNTGLLKHASNVPQTALYLGDLFHRAGFPDGCFQTLLVGAGAIEGVLRDPRVAAATLTGSEPAGRSVAAIAGDEVKKTVLELGGSDPYVVMPSADVDRAARVAVTARVQNNGQSCIAAKRFIVHEDVHDAFTERFTARMEALAVGDPMDESTDVGPLATEQGRADLEELVDDAVRLGAEALCGAGRPDDRQAGWYYLPTVLTGITPQMRIHHEEAFGPVATVYRVSGLDEAVGVANDSPFGLSSNVWTRDASDMERFVQDMEAGGIFFNGMTASHPAMPFGGAKRSGYGRELSDHGIKEFCNITTVWTAA
- a CDS encoding glycoside hydrolase family 75 protein codes for the protein MTPCSKAVAACGAALLVAAVLPATATARPGHEGSVTARELLAKVRSCTQISDGLFRTDADQEESIPVCGTSSVVFWKADLDIDCDGLSSPECNPDTDEYWQPETAYWDSEGYPLDSADLPFIVVPVASPLWDYNYSRIRGGTVAAVIHRDRLVYAVVGDAGPTDLIGEASYATARALGIDPDPATGGVNSGVTYILFRDSKVTPIESHRAAVTLGDRLARKFVGRS